The stretch of DNA CAGCCTGGTCAACCACACCATGCTTGCTGAACCGGTCAACCGGTGTACCGCCCAGTTTTCGCAGCACCCAGCCCAGCGGACCTTTAAACAGTTCCTGCTTCCCTAAGAATTTTGCATGAGGTATATTGAGTTCCCTGCGGGCGGCAAAGCCAACCATCACGTCTTCCTTGCTGGTATGCGGCGCCACCGCTATCACCATTTTTTTAAGATGATGGGGAAAACTGCCGGTGATCTTCCAGCCGGATAATTTCCAGTATAGTTTCAGGATCAGGCGAACCATAAGGTAAGGTAAATAAAAAACCTATAAGGTTTGCTGCGCCGCCGCTGGCAGGTAGTGTTTTGTTTTGAATATTTTGTGACCTGTCATGCTGAGGAACGAAGCATCTCAGGTTAAGCAAACGATCCTGATTAGGAGATCCTTCGTACCCTGCCTACCGGCAGGCAGGCTCAGGATGACAATCATTCAAAACAGGACACTACCTGCCAGCCTTAAAGGGTTTAAAAAATTGAAATTCCGTCTTTCTTCTTTAAATTTAAACATTGCAGGAACGGTTGCTTTAAAACTGCGGCTGACATCAATCATTTCAGCGGCTGAAAATGATCAGCAGACCTGTTCCCTGAACAGCGCAATTTGTATGACGTTATTTTCCCTAAACCTATTTTTCACTTATTCATAAAATATGAAATCAGATTACGAGATCGCCCAGGAAACACCGCTCCGGCCAATCACATCCATTGCCACCGATATGGGCCTGCCCGCAGATATGCTGATCCCGTTCGGGTATCACAAAGCCAAAATAAATATCAAAGAATTTGATGAAAAAAAGATCGCTTCATCAAAACTCATACTCGTAACGGCCATCACACCCACCAAGGCCGGTATCGGTAAAACAACCACTTCCATCGGGCTGGCAGACGGCTTAAAGAAGCTGAAGAAAAATGTGGTGCTGGCATTGCGGGAACCATCGCTCGGCCCCTGCTTTGGTATGAAGGGCGGCGCTGCCGGCGGCGGCTACTCACAGGTGATACCCATGGAAGAGATCAACCTGCATTTCAACGGCGACTTTCATGCCATCACGGCCGCCAACAATACCCTGGCCGCCCTGCTCGATAACTATCGTTTTTATAACCGCGGCAAACCCGAAGGCATCAAGACCGTTCTGTTCAAACGCTGCCTGGATGTGAATGACCGGGTGCTGCGTAAGATCGTGACAGCATTGGACACGCCCAATAACGGCATCCCTTCCGAAACCGGGTTTGTGATCACCCCGGCGAGTGAGATCATGGCGGTGCTTTGTCTTTCGGAAGGACTGGCGGAACTGCGCCAGAAAATTGATGAGATGCTGCTGGGCTTCACCTTTGCCGGAAATGGCTTCACCACCAAAGACCTGGGCGTTACCGGCGCCATCACAGCGCTGCTGAAAGATGCCATACAGCCCAACCTGGTGCAAACACTGGAAGGTACACCGGCCATGATACACGGCGGGCCATTTGCCAATATCGCACATGGCTGCAATTCATTGATGGCAACCAAAACAGCCTTGCAGTTTGGCGATTATGTTGTTACCGAAGCCGGCTTTGCCACAGACCTGGGTGCCGAGAAATTCTTTAACATCAAATGCCGCAAGGCGGGATTGCAGCCGGCCATGAGTGTATTGGTAGCCACATCGCAGGCATTGAAACTGAGCGGCGGCGCCAACGAAAAAACAATGATGCTGCCCGACAGGGAAACACTCACCAAAGGATTACGCAACCTGGAAAAGCATATTGCTATTTTAAAATCATTCAAACAACGGGTACTGGTATCACTCAACCGTTACCATTTTGATACCGACGAAGAGATCGCTTACCTGCGTAGCTGGTGTGCGGAAAAAGAAGTAGCGTTTGCCGTCAATGAATCCTTCCGCCTGGGTGGCGAAGGTGCATTGGAAATGGCGCAGGCGGTGGTGGATATCTGTGAAACGCCCCCGGTACCGCTTCAGCATACCTATGATACAGAAGATGATATTGAAACAAAGATCCGTAAGATAGTAACCACCATTTATGGAGGAAAGGATGTGGTGCTGTATAAAAAAGCGCAGGAAACATTAAAGAAGATAAAAGCGCTGGGACTGGAACACCTGCCCGTGTGTATGGCAAAAACACAATACAGTTTTACACACAACCCCGCCATCAGCGGACTGGATGGTGATTTTAAGATCGATGTGGACGACCTGGTGATCAGCAAGGGAGCCGGGTTCATTGTAGCCGTATGCGGAGAAATGGTCCGTATGCCCGGTCTGCCCAAAGTACCACAGGCGAATTTTATTGACGTGGTGGATGGAAGGATCACAGGCGTGAGTTAAGGGAGATCACTCCTTTAATTTCTTAGTCAGGTTGTCAAACGGTTTAAAAGGCACTTTGCTTAAAAACGATTTCGACATCCAGCCGGGGATATTGCCCCCGGAATCCGTTCCGGTTCATAATAAATGCTTGTGGTTTACTATATAGGCATGGTAACCTTCCAACGGGTACGGTGAGGCACCCGTTTTTTATTTCTTTGGAGGCATTGGTATCAATACACTCGTTCTTTTTTTATAATCCTCAAAAGCAGGATTGCCTTTGTATTTCCTTTCCAGCATAGGAATACCTGAAATAAAGACCAGCAACCCGGTAATCGAAAGCGGGCCTATGATAAACCAGAAAGCATCTGGGTATGGAATGGTAATGAAAAAAATGCCCCACCACATCAGGATCTCCCCAAAGTAATTCGGATGCCTGCTGTATTTCCACAAACCGGTTTGCATGATTGAGCCGGGCATTTTTCTGTTTTTAATAAAAACAGCCAGTTGCCAATCGGCCACAGCCTGAAAATAAAAACCAGTCAGCCAGCAAAAAAAGCCAATCCAGGTAAATCCATTCCAGGTATAAGGCGTTTCAACAGCAGCGTGTATTACCGGGGAAAGAACGATAAGGAGAAATAATCCCTGCAATAAAAAAATCTGTAAGTAACTGCGCCAATAAAATGACTTTCCCCATTCATCCCGCCAGGCCTTGTATCGAAAGTCTTCTGTTTTGTTTTTATTGCGGGTATATATGTGTATGCTTAATCGTAAACCCCATGCAGTAACCAGGGCATATAAAAGTAAATTAACCGAAGGGGCCGGATAACTTAATAAAAGATAAATACACAGTATAATATACCCCATGCCCCAGGCAATATCAGCAATATCATTTCTTTTTTTTATTACGGCAGCTATAAACCAACAGGTAGCATAAATGAAAATGATGAGGAAGCAATGTATGAAAACGGTAAACATTTATGCCACCCATTTTACAATATAATAACCGGCTGTGCTTACAATGCCAGTAAGCACCGAACCCCAGATGATATCAATAAAAACAATGGGTAACGGCCAGTCTTTTAAAGTGGCTAAGTTGGTAAGATCGTACGTGGCGTAGGTAAAAAAACCAAACAGCGCCCCTGCAATAATTGCTTTTGCCAACGAATTTTTTTCAACAGCTGGCAAAATGGCAAAATAAAAAATGCCGATAATGAACAGGAGGTAAAAAATAATGGCAGCGGGCCAGTTTACTTTATCACTTAAAAAACTACCCAGGTATTTTTTGTATAGATCTTTTGCAATAAAACCCAGCCAGGTCATATCTACAGCAAAAAATACTATAGTGGTGAGCAGGTAACTGATAATGAGTTTAGAAAACGACATGGTATAAAGTTAAACCAATTACACTATTAAATGTTTTACGGGCCCGGTAAAAAAATGAAATATATTTGGGTATGAAAAATTTAAAACAATACTTTTTGCTAAGAGAAGATATTACCTATCTTAATTTTGGCTCCTTTGGAGCCTGCTTAAAACCGGTATTTGAAAAATACCAGCAGTTTCAGCTGGAACTGGAACAGGAACCCGTACAATTCATTACCGTGAACGGCCTGAAGTATCTTGAAACAGCAAGGGAAGCATTGGCGGATTATGTGCATTGCCATAAAGATGACCTGGTGTATGTAACCAATCCATCCTATGCAGTGAATGCAGTAGCCAAAAGTTTTAACCTGCAGCCCGGCGATGAAATACTAACTACTGATCTTGAATACGGCGCCTGCGACAAGACCTGGGAATATTATTGCAAAAAAGCCGGTGCCAGGTATGTAAAGCAACACATCACATTACCGGTTCAATCGAAAGAACAGTTTGTAGCAGAATTTTTTAAAGGGCTCAGTCCTAAAACGAAACTGGTTTTTCTCAGTCATATCACCAGCAGCACCGGCCTGCGCCTGCCGGCGGAGGAAATATGTGCGCTGGCAAAAGAAAAAGGCATTATGACCTTTGTGGATGGCGCCCATGCACCGGGGCAGATACCCCTGGACCTGCAGAATACTCCTTTTGATATGTATACCGGCGCCTGCCATAAATGGATGATGACGCCCAAGGGAAGTACATTCCTGTATGTAAAAAAAGAATACCAGCACCTGGTTGATCCGCTGGTGGTAAGTTGGGGTTATAATGCCCTGTTCCCATCCTCATCCAGCTTCCTCGATTATCACCAGATGAACGGCACCCGGGACTACTCGGCTTTTTTAACCATACCCACGGCCATCGGGTTCATGAAAGAGCATAACTGGACAGAAGTGGCCGCAGCATGCAGGAAATTGGTAAGAGACAACGCCCCTGCTTTTTGTGAACTGCTGGATACCACAGCCCTTGCGCCACTCCATGATGATTTTATGCTGCAGCTCTGCAGCGCCGAAATAAGAACAAGTGAACCCGAAAAACTGCACCGGCATTTTTTTGATCAGTATAAGATCGAGATACCGGTAATGCGCCACGGCGATAAAGTGTACCTGCGCTATTCCATCAATGCCTTCAACAGCCAGCAGGACCTGGATACATTGTTTGATGCGATAAAGGAGATAAAGAGAAAGACGGATCTGATCGGGAAATAAATACAGGATACAAGATACCAGGTTCAGGATAGATTCCGGTTATGTAAAAGTTATTTAAGTTTTCAAGCTGCATCCCGGATCTTGTATCCTGGATCCGGGATCTCGTATCCTGCATTTCGTTCTCTACTCCTTCAACTTCTTCGCCAGGTTACTGAAGGTTTCAAAAGGCCCCTTGCTCACAAAGGAGTTTGCCATCCATGCCGGAATGCTGCCCGCAGGATCCAGTTCCACTTCATAATAAATGCTCAGGGTCCTGGGGGTGGGCATGCTCACCTTCCACCAGGCATTGTACTTTGTAACCCTCACCAGTCCTGATTTTTTAGCGATACGCTTCGGCATGCTGGTGCCGGTGATGGTCATGAATTTCGGAAGGCTGTCGGTATTGATCTGCATATGGATCACCACATCCCGGTTCGACATGGGCCAGGGAAGGAGCGTTTCGGTATGATAAATATAATCATGCGGTGAACTTACCTGTACCAGGCTGTTGGCCTTTGAATGGTAGATCCATTTACTGAACTGCGGCACATCCGAAAGAATGGCGATCAGTTTTGAATAGGTGCCGGTAAGAACGGCTTCCACCTTTACGGCTTTGTAATCGGCGTTGGGCACATCCGACGAATACACTTTGATACCATTCTCGTTCTTTTCCAGCTTCCATTTGCGCTGGCTGTGACTTATACCCGGAAGGAGAATGATGAACAGAAGAAAGATGATCTTTACCATATGGGTACCTGGGTGGTTGATGTAAAATTACGGCAGTCTTTACAATAACCGTATTTCCCGGTGAATAAGCCGGGAAAGCTTGCAAAAAATTCCGGGTATTTGTACCTTCCGGTAAAATAAGGATCATGCTGCAACGAACCGCCACCATTACCAGCCTTTGTATATTATTACTTGCATCCTGTGTAAGCTATAGTTCGGGTGAACATGATTATATGCGCCCGGTCTATGTCTATCCCGGCGTAGGGCTGGGAACCATCATTGCCGTGGTCATCTCCTGGAGCAGGAACAAGTCTGTCCTTTGGGCCATTGTGCATGGCTTTTTCGGGTGGCTATATGTTATCTATGCCCTCATCGTGGGAACGAAAAAGGATCAGTAACGGCAGTACGGGCGCCTGAACAGGTCAGATCTGTGCGGCGCTTATATTTTGCCCTGGAATTTATCCGTTACTTTATTGAAAAGGCCTTTGGCGCCTTCTTTCAGGTCTTCCAGTTTCTCTTTGGCCTTTCCTGCCAATTCACTTTCTTTTGCTTTTTCCAGCAATCCTTCCGTTTTCTCTTCCACTTTTTCCTTTACGTTTTCAAAAACGTCCCCGGCTTTTTTAAGCAGGGTTTCTTTGGTACCTTCCGGTGCTTTGATATCCTGGTTCATAAAATATATTTTTAAGTGAGTAATCTTGTAAGGTACAACGCCGGGAAGCCGGAAACTATGACAACCGTTCTGTTTTCGGGTGATAATTGGTAGATGAAGAAATTCCTTTTAGTTTGAATAAGTATCTTTATTTTCAACAGGCCCCGGCAAGGGTATTGAAAAAGCATATAAAAATGATCGAACAAACAGAACTGCTGGTAAGCAAATGGGAGTATAACCCGCCGCTGAATACCCTTGAAGATACCCCAGACAAGCTGACCAGTTATATTACGCTGGATGTGATGAAACTAAGGGCCGCCAGCAAAAAAGGCATTGCCTGCCGCTTTACCTGCGAATTTGTTTTTGAAAAAAGAACGCTGCTGGAATACGTGGCCGCCAACACCTATGTGATCGACTTGCCCGACCTCATCGACCGGAACGAACTGCAGACCATGATCCGGAATACCTACAGTTTATTCAAAGACAAATTTGACATACGAAAACTGGGAACGGCGTTGCAGGATAAAACACTGCTGCCTTTTGATGAATCCCGGTACGACCTGGAGCCGGTACTTGCATTGCTTAATCAGTAAATATTTATTTTTTACCACGAAGACACGGAGAGGGGCACAAGGTTCGGGATACAGGATGCGGGATACGAGATACAAGATACCGGATACAGGATGCCGGATACGGGATGCCAGGTGCCTCGCCCCGGTTCCTGTCTTCACGGACCGGAACAATTGGTTTGACTGCTTTAATCTTTCCAGCGGCTCCGCCAATTCACTTATACGCCCCGGTTCCTGTCTTCACGGACCGGAACAATCCCATTAAACCCATCGCCTTGGTGCACTAACAAGGGAGGTTGATACTGGTTGTTAGGTGCTGAACCCGATCTTTTCCCGGTCTTCCCATTTTCTTTGGGCGGCCTTATCATCAAGCAGGCTTTCTATTGCCTTGTAAATAGCTGCCAGTTGTGCATCGTGTTCACCTATCCGTTCATGAAGTTCGCTACGAAGTTCTTCCAGCTTTTCAGCCAGACCTTTGTGCTGCATTGCCATTTGCTTTAACGAAATGAATGCACGCACCACCGCAATACTCATTTTTATGGCTTTTCTGCTTTTCAACACATTGGCTAACATGGTAACCCCATGTTCGGTAAATGCATAAGGAAGGTACTTCGCTGTACGGTTCCTGGGTAAGTTTTCCATCATCACATTTTGTGATGATGGAAAGTTCTTCCACTCGTTTGCCGTAATTCTAAACATAAAGTCTTTCGGGAAGCGGCTTGCATTTCTTTTTACGGCCTGGTTCATCACTCTTGTTTCTACTCCATAAAGTGCAGCAAGGTCAAAGTCAAGCATTACCTTTTGTCCCCTGATCTCATATATCCTGTTCTGAATGCTTTGTATTACCTGCACGCTTTTTTGGGTTGAAAATAGCAGGCCAAACAACAAAATTTAAGAAAAATAACCCATGCTGATCAGGTGTTTTTCACCCTGGTTTGTCTCACAAACCGGAGTATTGGAGATAAAACCTAACCGCAAAGCCCGCAAAGGAAATGCACGCAAAGGACAAGAAGGATATACTATAGACCAGGAATCACAAACCAGAACGTAGTTGAACATTGATCATTGAATATTGTGTATTGAGTATTTTAACATGCCTCCCCGGCCCCGGTTCCTGTCTCCACGGACCGGAACAATTCCCATTAAGCCCATCGCTCACCCTGGTGCATGAACTGGTGGTGGTTGATAATAAAAAAACCGGGTGTAATTAATGACCCGCTTGTTAAAGGCGGCATTAACCCGAACCCCGGTTTGCGATGTAAAGATAGGAACAGGAAATATGATAGCAATAATTTTGGCAAGATACAGACATACTACGCTGCAATTTCTTTGTAGTATATCTGCGCCTAAAAGTTAAACTCACCGATAGCTCCTTCAAATTGCGCCTTGGGAATGAGGTTGATTGTTTTGTAAAGAGTTGGTAACTTATCTTATAATTTAGCACCTTAAATTTTCTTTAAAATAATTTTCAGTTTTTTTGTCAGTAAAATAAACATAACATCCCTTCATCCCTCTCGTCATTAAAACTCGGTAAATATTTTTAACGTGCTCCTCGAATTTTTCTTTGCTTCGTTTTAAAGTTGGGTCCTTGGTGGCAGTTTTATCCCCAATCAATTTATTTGTTTTTGAATCATAAATTAAATCATTACCAACAATTACTCCAATGTAATCAAACTCGAAACCCTGTGCGGTATAAATACAACCAACTTGTTTTATACCTTCTGGCCTATATGCCCATTCGTACCATTTTACATAGCCTTTAGGGGGCTTAATATCACCATGTGTTTCCCACGGCATTTGAAAATCCCCGATTACAATGTCTTTAATAAACTCGCCATTTTTATCTAAGGATTTAC from Chitinophagaceae bacterium encodes:
- a CDS encoding formate--tetrahydrofolate ligase, whose amino-acid sequence is MKSDYEIAQETPLRPITSIATDMGLPADMLIPFGYHKAKINIKEFDEKKIASSKLILVTAITPTKAGIGKTTTSIGLADGLKKLKKNVVLALREPSLGPCFGMKGGAAGGGYSQVIPMEEINLHFNGDFHAITAANNTLAALLDNYRFYNRGKPEGIKTVLFKRCLDVNDRVLRKIVTALDTPNNGIPSETGFVITPASEIMAVLCLSEGLAELRQKIDEMLLGFTFAGNGFTTKDLGVTGAITALLKDAIQPNLVQTLEGTPAMIHGGPFANIAHGCNSLMATKTALQFGDYVVTEAGFATDLGAEKFFNIKCRKAGLQPAMSVLVATSQALKLSGGANEKTMMLPDRETLTKGLRNLEKHIAILKSFKQRVLVSLNRYHFDTDEEIAYLRSWCAEKEVAFAVNESFRLGGEGALEMAQAVVDICETPPVPLQHTYDTEDDIETKIRKIVTTIYGGKDVVLYKKAQETLKKIKALGLEHLPVCMAKTQYSFTHNPAISGLDGDFKIDVDDLVISKGAGFIVAVCGEMVRMPGLPKVPQANFIDVVDGRITGVS
- a CDS encoding DUF1295 domain-containing protein is translated as MFTVFIHCFLIIFIYATCWFIAAVIKKRNDIADIAWGMGYIILCIYLLLSYPAPSVNLLLYALVTAWGLRLSIHIYTRNKNKTEDFRYKAWRDEWGKSFYWRSYLQIFLLQGLFLLIVLSPVIHAAVETPYTWNGFTWIGFFCWLTGFYFQAVADWQLAVFIKNRKMPGSIMQTGLWKYSRHPNYFGEILMWWGIFFITIPYPDAFWFIIGPLSITGLLVFISGIPMLERKYKGNPAFEDYKKRTSVLIPMPPKK
- a CDS encoding DUF2177 family protein translates to MSFSKLIISYLLTTIVFFAVDMTWLGFIAKDLYKKYLGSFLSDKVNWPAAIIFYLLFIIGIFYFAILPAVEKNSLAKAIIAGALFGFFTYATYDLTNLATLKDWPLPIVFIDIIWGSVLTGIVSTAGYYIVKWVA
- a CDS encoding aminotransferase class V-fold PLP-dependent enzyme, whose protein sequence is MKNLKQYFLLREDITYLNFGSFGACLKPVFEKYQQFQLELEQEPVQFITVNGLKYLETAREALADYVHCHKDDLVYVTNPSYAVNAVAKSFNLQPGDEILTTDLEYGACDKTWEYYCKKAGARYVKQHITLPVQSKEQFVAEFFKGLSPKTKLVFLSHITSSTGLRLPAEEICALAKEKGIMTFVDGAHAPGQIPLDLQNTPFDMYTGACHKWMMTPKGSTFLYVKKEYQHLVDPLVVSWGYNALFPSSSSFLDYHQMNGTRDYSAFLTIPTAIGFMKEHNWTEVAAACRKLVRDNAPAFCELLDTTALAPLHDDFMLQLCSAEIRTSEPEKLHRHFFDQYKIEIPVMRHGDKVYLRYSINAFNSQQDLDTLFDAIKEIKRKTDLIGK
- a CDS encoding CsbD family protein; protein product: MLKKAGDVFENVKEKVEEKTEGLLEKAKESELAGKAKEKLEDLKEGAKGLFNKVTDKFQGKI
- a CDS encoding ORF6N domain-containing protein, with amino-acid sequence MQVIQSIQNRIYEIRGQKVMLDFDLAALYGVETRVMNQAVKRNASRFPKDFMFRITANEWKNFPSSQNVMMENLPRNRTAKYLPYAFTEHGVTMLANVLKSRKAIKMSIAVVRAFISLKQMAMQHKGLAEKLEELRSELHERIGEHDAQLAAIYKAIESLLDDKAAQRKWEDREKIGFST